One Nyctibius grandis isolate bNycGra1 chromosome 26, bNycGra1.pri, whole genome shotgun sequence DNA window includes the following coding sequences:
- the LOC137673945 gene encoding olfactory receptor 10A7-like — MENEENLNLGNITRVTHFILLGFTHLAQLQRLLFMVVLLVFIVTMTENILIVLIATVDPALHTPMYYFLKNLSLMEICYSLDIVPKMLINLLSERKTSSFTACALQLNLIVLFISSECFLLAIMAYDRYVAICHPLRYAIIMTKKTCRQMSAVAWLSGFPVAVGLTGWLFSMPFCKSNEVNHFFCDISPVLKLVCSDTNIFELLVFIATLLIMVLPFILITISYIYIIYTIVQMPMAESRQRVFSTCAAHLMVVTLFYCTTCLIHLHPKSSLSANNKKLVSLSYTVITPMLNPIIYSLRNSDVREALQRAFSRKILSERLRTLSFFQ, encoded by the coding sequence atggaGAATGAGGAAAATCTGAATTTGGGAAACATCACAAGAGTAACTCACTTCATCCTGCTGGGTTTCACTCATCTTGCCCAACTCCAGCGCTTACTCTTTATGGTAGTTCTCTTGGTCTTCATAGTCACTATGACGGAAAACATTCTTATTGTCCTCATTGCAACTGTTGACCCTGCCCTTCATACGCCCATGTACTATTTTCTTAAGAATTTGTCTTTGATGGAGATCTGCTACAGCTTAGATATTGTGCCAAAAATGCTGATAAATTTGTTGTCAGAAAGGAAGACCTCTTCTTTCACAGCGTGTGCTTTGCAATTGAACTTGATTGTACTCTTTATCTCATCTGAGTGTTTCTTGTTAGCGATCATGGCTTATGACCGATACGTAGCCATTTGCCACCCATTACGCTATGCTATCATCATGACCAAAAAGACGTGCAGGCAAATGTCAGCAGTAGCTTGGCTTTCTGGATTCCCTGTAGCAGTTGGGCTCACTGGTTGGCTATTCAGCATGCCTTTCTGCAAGTCAAATGAAGTCAACCATTTCTTCTGTGACATCTCACCTGTACTGAAATTGGTGTGCTCGGATACCAACATATTCGAGCTTCTGGTGTTCATTGCCACTCTGCTTATTATGGTGCTGCCATTTATCCTAATCACCATCTCCTACATCTACATCATCTATACCATTGTGCAGATGCCCATGGCTGAAAGCAGGCAAAGGGTGTTCTCCACATGTGCTGCTCATCTCATGGTTGTTACTCTCTTTTACTGTACAACCTGCTTAATTCATTTACACCCCAAGTCAAGCCTCTCAGCAAATAACAAAAAGCTGGTGTCTCTTTCCTACACAGTCATTACACCCATGCTCAATCCCATCATCTACAGTCTCAGGAACAGTGATGTACGGGAAGCACTACAGAGAGCTTTCAGCAGAAAGATTTTATCAGAAAGACTCAGAACTTTATCATTTTTCCAGTAG
- the LOC137673947 gene encoding duodenase-1-like — translation MMLLLLLISAFLLVSWAGAGRITGGSEAKAHSWTCMARLLIQNVSDESACGGFLIHQDAVLSAAPCVAGIMNITLILGDHNVKRKELSQQKFHVGRWVIHPNYSGNILGSPPTHFPSPMNLFPLPMLSLLGTVCKVAGWGEAPITGETSNVLMERDLKVQCEEMCEMPFKHYQPVPTICAGDENGKKTTFHGHSGGPLVCNGKAHGIVSSKHEYCIFSEVFTRVSYFEPWIHEELRKFALQDLPDSPSPK, via the exons ATgatgctgcttttgctgctcataagtgcttttctccttgtttcatgggctggggctg GAAGGATCACTGGTGGATCAGAAGCTAAGGCCCACTCTTGGACCTGTATGGCTCGCTTATTAATTCAAAATGTGTCAGATGAATCTGCGTGTGGAGGATTCCTGATTCACCAAGATGCAGTGCTCTCAGCAGCTCCCTGTGTGGCTGGAATAA TGAATATCACTCTGATCCTGGGAGACCACAATGTAAAGAGGAAAGAGTTGAGTCAGCAGAAGTTCCACGTTGGCCGCTGGGTCATCCACCCCAACTATTCAGGAAATATCCTT GGATCTCCCCCTACTCACTTCCCCAGCCCCATGAACTTGTTCCCACTCCCTATGCTCTCTCTGCTTG GAACTGTATGCAAAGTGGCTGGTTGGGGCGAGGCACCGATAACAGGGGAAACAAGTAATGTGCTGATGGAGAGGGATCTGAAGGTGCAGTGTGAGGAAATGTGTGAGATGCCTTTCAAACACTATCAGCCTGTGCCCACGATCTGTGCTGGTGATGAGAATGGCAAAAAAACAACAttccat GGTCATTCTGGTGGCCCGTTAGTCTGCAATGGGAAGGCTCACGGCATTGTTTCTTCTAAACATGAATATTGCATCTTCTCTGAAGTATTTACCAGAGTCTCCTATTTTGAACCCTGGATACATGAAGAGCTGAGGAAGTTTGCACTCCAAGACCTACCTGACTCTCCCTCCCCCAAGTAA